In a genomic window of Wyeomyia smithii strain HCP4-BCI-WySm-NY-G18 chromosome 1, ASM2978416v1, whole genome shotgun sequence:
- the LOC129722642 gene encoding signal recognition particle subunit SRP54: protein MVLADLGRKITNALHSLSKATIINEEVLDAMLKEIVTALLEADVNIRLVKKLRENVKSVIDFDEMAGGLNKRRMIQSAVFKELVKLVDPGVKPFQPVKGRPNIIMFVGLQGSGKTTTCTKLAYHYQKKNWKSCLVCADTFRAGAYDQIKQNATKARIPFYGSYTEVDPVVIAQDGVEMFKKEGFEFIIVDTSGRHKQEESLFEEMLAVATAIKPDNIIFVMDATIGQACEAQAKAFKGKVDIGSVIITKLDGHAKGGGALSAVAATNSPIIFIGTGEHIDDLEPFKTKPFISKLLGMGDIEGLIDKVNELNLDDNEELIDKIKHGQFTIRDMYEQFQNIMKMGPFSQIMGMIPGFSQDFMTKGGEQESMARIKRLMTMMDSMSDGELDNKDGAKLFSKQPSRVIRVAQGSGVTEREVRDLISQYTKFAAVIKKMGGIKGLFKSGDMAKNVNPTQMAKLNQQMAKMIDPRMFQQMGGMSGLQNMMRQLQQGAGGLGNLMGGFGKS, encoded by the exons ATGGTTTTAGCGGATTTGGGTCGGAAAATCACGAATGCTTTGCATTCGCTGAGCAAAGCCACAATCATCAATGAGGAG GTTCTAGATGCCATGCTCAAGGAGATCGTCACGGCTCTACTGGAGGCGGACGTCAACATACGGCTGGTGAAGAAGCTGCGCGAAAATGTGAAGTCGGTGATTGACTTCGACGAAATGGCGGGTGGGCTGAACAAACGTCGCATGATCCAGTCGGCCGTTTTTAAGGAGCTGGTCAAGCTGGTCGATCCGGGTGTAAAACCCTTCCAGCCTGTCAAGGGTCGGCCTAATATTATCATGTTTGTCGGTTTGCAG GGATCAGGAAAGACCACCACCTGTACCAAGCTTGCCTATCATTATCAGAAAAAGAACTGGAAGTCCTGTCTGGTGTGCGCGGATACGTTCCGTGCCGGTGCGTACGATCAGATCAAGCAGAATGCCACCAAGGCGAGAATTCCGTTCTACGGAAGCTACACCGAGGTGGATCCGGTCGTGATCGCCCAGGACGGGGTGGAAATGTTCAAGAAGGAAGGTTTCGAGTTCATCATCGTCGATACGAGCGGTCGGCACAAACAGGAAGAGTCACTGTTCGAGGAGATGTTGGCGGTGGCGACGGCCATCAAGCCGGACAACATCATCTTCGTGATGGATGCCACTATCGGACAGGCTTGCGAGGCGCAAGCTAAGGCTTTTAAGGGGAAGGTTGATATTGGTTCTGTTATCATTACCAAGTTGGATGGCCATGCCAAAGGAGGCGGTGCTCTATCAGC TGTGGCCGCTACCAATTCGCCAATAATTTTCATCGGAACGGGTGAGCATATCGACGATTTGGAACCATTCAAAACGAAGCCCTTTATTAGCAAACTGCTTGGAATGGGAGACATCGAGGGTCTCATTGACAAAGTGAACGAGCTAAACTTGGACGACAACGAAGAGCTGATCGATAAAATCAAACACGGCCAATTTACGATACGGGACATGTACGAGCAGTTTCAGAATATTATGAAAATGGGACCATTCTCGCAAATTATG GGTATGATTCCTGGTTTCTCGCAAGATTTTATGACCAAAGGCGGTGAGCAGGAATCGATGGCCCGCATCAAGCGGCTGATGACGATGATGGATTCGATGTCCGATGGGGAGTTGGATAATAAGGACGGTGCCAAGCTGTTCAGCAAGCAACCGAGTCGGGTGATTCGGGTGGCGCAAGGTTCCGGAGTGACGGAGCGCGAAGTGCGCGACCTAATTTCGCAGTACACTAAATTTGCAGCGGTCATCAAGAAGATGGGCGGCATCAAGGGACTGTTCAAGAGTGGTGATATGGCGAAAAACGTTAACCCGACGCAAATGGCAAAGCTCAACCAACAGATGGCGAAGATGATTGATCCACGGATGTTCCAGCAGATGGGTGGTATGAGTGGTCTGCAAAATATGATGCGACAGCTGCAGCAGGGCGCTGGTGGACTCGGGAATCTGATGGGCGGTTTCGGTAAGTCTTAA
- the LOC129717678 gene encoding 39 kDa FK506-binding nuclear protein: protein MFWGLILKANKKYTQTVVKAFHLSQAALDLSKAGDGDVQVMLTSEENTYLLCTLGKKTPQVSLDLNFDEGDQISLSTKGEGIVHLTGYLVPSEADFMDSDEDAEEEEVEAEQELEEVPAQKGKGGKERVAKKVAEKVIKHEVVVKQGADDEDEDEMDETFELPKGAQKKKKKGGDEEEDSDEDDDESDEDDSDDSEDDEEMDDSKASDGKAGQEDSDDDDEDDDDENDSDEDDSEEEQPAAKVAKLEKKPSKQNGVEQNGKASSKELKKDEKQKEGQPKTRTLQGGLTVEDIAVGSGAEAKPGKKVAVYYEGRLKKNNKVFDSTTKGAGFKFALGRGEVIKGWDLGVAGMKVGGKRRLTVPHQLAYGTRGSPPVIPPNSTLVFDVELRNVF from the exons ATGTTTTGGG GATTAATCCTAAAGGCGAACAAAAAGTACACCCAGACGGTGGTGAAAGCGTTCCATCTGTCGCAGGCCGCACTGGACCTGAGCAAAGCCGGCGATGGTGATGTGCAGGTTATGTTAACCTCGGAGGAAAATACCTACTTGCTGTGCACTCTGGGCAAGAAAACCCCGCAGGTTTCGTTGGATCTGAACTTCGACGAGGGTGACCAGATTAGTTTAAGCACCAAGGGCGAAGGAATTGTCCATCTAACGGGTTATCTGGTGCCTAGCGAGGCGGATTTCATGGACAGCGATGAAGACGCGGAAGAAGAAGAGGTCGAAGCTGAACAGGAACTGGAGGAAGTTCCAGCACAGAAAGGAAAGGGTGGAAAG GAACGCGTTGCAAAGAAAGTTGCCGAAAAGGTGATTAAACACGAGGTGGTAGTCAAACAGGGTGCTGAtgatgaggatgaggatgaaATGGACGAAACGTTCGAGCTGCCCAAGGGAGCtcaaaagaaaaagaagaagggtGGAGATGAGGAGGAGGATAGCGACGAGGATGATGACGAGTCCGACGAAGATGACTCGGACGACTCCGAGGACGATGAGGAGATGGACGACAGTAAAGCCAGTGACGGCAAGGCCGGCCAGGAGGACAGTGATGACGACGATGAGGATGATGACGACGAAAACGATTCCGATGAGGACGATTCGGAAGAAGAGCAACCAGCAGCCAAGGTTGCCAAGTTGGAGAAGAAACCATCGAAGCAAAACGGTGTCGAACAGAACGGCAAAGCCTCCTCCAAGGAACTGAAGAAAGACGAAAAGCAAAAGGAAGGACAACCGAAAACTCGCACACTGCAGGGTGGATTGACGGTGGAGGACATTGCGGTTGGTTCGGGAGCGGAAGCCAAACCCGGCAAGAAGGTTGCCGTGTACTACGAGGGTCGCCTCAAGAAGAACAACAAAGTATTCGACTCGACTACGAAGGGCGCCGGCTTCAAGTTCGCTCTTGGTCGCGGCGAAGTCATCAAAGGATGGGATCTGGGAGTGGCCGGAATGAAGGTTGGAGGAAAACGACGACTGACGGTGCCTCATCAGCTAGCCTACGGAACACGGGGAAGCCCACCGGTCATTCCACCGAACAGTACACTCGTTTTCGACGTTGAGCTGCGAAATGTGTTCTAA